From the Bradysia coprophila strain Holo2 chromosome X unlocalized genomic scaffold, BU_Bcop_v1 contig_12, whole genome shotgun sequence genome, the window CACGATCCAAATCTCACTCGTGTAATCTAGTTCACGAAAATCATATACCTAAGTTTCCCAATCCGTTATAtacaaataaaagaaagatCGAATACATAAAGATCTGAATTACGCAACGTACAATTGAACTCACGAAAATATATGAAACATTCTCATATACGAAAACTCAAGTTCTGGATTCACTATCTGGATTCTACCCGTTGATCCCTACTCAttcccaagtagcatttcagaaaaaataacttattcgttagaataacgttgtagcaacgttgtCACAACGGTTTTGCAACCGTTGTTGCCCGGTTATAGTTTAACCTACgtcaattaaccgttggataacagttaaacaactaaaaagttaaaaatttaaggtagagcaactataatttttaactttttcgttgtttaaccgttatccaacggttaattgacGTAGGTTAAACTATAACCGGGCAACAACGGTTGCACAACCGTTGTGgcaacgttgctacaacgttattttaacgaataagttattttttctgaaatgctacttgggttATTATGTAAAGAACAATTTCCAGAAGGTATAAATAATACCGCTGGAGCGATTCAGTCTTGTCTTGTCTTTCGCGTCGTCGTGTTAATTTGCAAGCTCGTTGTGCGTTCAAAGAGTGAATCAaataatcaattaattttttttttaaatttaattaaagaaaaaaatccttacTACTTAGAAATATGAACTAGTGTTAACTTCAAttcatattttgtatgaaagaaTAACTTAGAATAATTAAGAAGATTCTATAACCAAATCTCGGGAACAAAATTTCTGTTAAAGTTAATATCTTTTATCGTGAATGAAGTGACAATATTTGAATACTAAAAGTACGAATTGTGTTCATTATTGAAATTCCATTTATAGAATTTAATCGacaatattaaattaattcgCTGCGTGAACGCCTATTTTGCCTTCCTTCAACCGCTTGGGAATCAAGGCAAGGTTCAATTCAGACCCGCGTTTAAAATAAGTACAGTTTAAAACAAGGTGAGAGTCGAACCTACAACTTTGtcacaacgaaacttttgaatttaccggcgGATTTGGCTGAACTTTTCAGtgtatgttaaggacgtaattctaagaaactgatttgaaggaatttttataaaagcttataatttcggagctatgagcgtgttaagctattgagctatatgacctataactcggaaaatatggcagatataaagttcgtttaaaagacaaatttgtaGAGTTTAAGATTtcagtcgacacgtgtttcatggttttcctaaaatgtcgcttatttgggagctatagcgttttaagtgcgagctatgtcagccataactcggaaaatacggcagatagaaagttcgtttaaaagacaaatttatagagtttcacattctagtcgacacgcGTTTCAtcgttttcctaaaaagtcgcttatttgggagctatgagcgtttgaagtgcgtcaaattttcgattttcgtcaaatttttggatattcgtcagtttttagattttagttaaattttcgatttttatcaaagttttgattttcgtcaaattttcaaattccgtcaaattttcaaattccgtcaaattttcgaattttgtcaaattttttattttgcaagaTTATATTgcattctaaaaaaaagtttttgctgATTATTAATGCTCATGCGAAGGTGAATCGCGGTATTTCATATTATAACTTTCAGCTCCTTTTATGAAATAGGACAACTCACGGTTCATATAGGACAACTCTCATATTACTTATAAACTTTAACACATTGAAGGTGCCGAGGAATACCtctaattaattttctaaaaatgtaaagtttaacttttgaattttagaaaatatttggaggtattcttCGGCTCCTTACTTTCCAGCGTACCTTAAGTGCCTTAATGTAATTAATAAGTTAAAGTTATAAAGTTAAAGTTACAATCTTTGGAATATCATTTGAAAGTGCTAAGCAACGATTTCTCTTcgtaaaatcattaaatgaattaaacaaaatctcgctcgctccgctcacgttttaaaataaatgccTTGACTTCACTGAAGGATAGTGTTATAGTGCAGTTGATAAGGACCAAAAAAAAGGTCGAACATTTACAAATCGGGTAGAGACAAATCAGTGATTGGATATTGTTTgggatgtaaaaaaaaattaggttaTGGAAGGGTAGCCCAAAAATCCCCTCCATTCTTCCACCCCTTCGATGTTAAAATGCAGAGGCTTCGTGTATGATTTATTGTGAAGCGACGAATGAGCAAACAACAATGAGTAGGTACTCAAATGAAAGCTAAAGTCAGGATTTCGCCCATTTCAAGGGAATGCGTTAAAACAATAAAGTTTGAAATAAGTTTCAAcataatttgacgaaataatCCTGAATAAAggatttattttgaatattataatgtttatttatatcaAGTATTATATATTTTAATATCTACATGTatccatttttttataataaagtGTTATAGTGTAATTGAGTAAGTCAGTATCAGTGAATTTGTTGTGTCAGTACCCAACATCTCGCTATCCCTGCAACAGCGCCACCTAGCGCTACAGAggttaaagttaaatattttttagaaatttgttCATAACAGTATTAGTTTTCTCAACAGGagcgtcgaataaaaaaatatatcgcTCGTTTCGCTCGCGTCACAAACAGTTACACTTTGGTAAAACAAAGTAGTCTACCTACTATTagcgaaaataataatttatcaacaaaagaagcgataatcaaaataaattaattcaaaaattagtgCCCCTAAAACAGAGAAAATAGTGACCTAATCACGAATTGGCTCCGCgcggaaaaattctttttttagtCCCTGATTTtcattgagaggtgagttttttCATATTTCCTCCAAGgatgtaaactttggggagatcacgcagaccgccattttattagatacgagGGAACACACAacgtctgatgattttacattcaaaaaacaatcaccacatcatcacaGCGATGacaatcatcagagtaggtgaatttttgtatgaaatcatCCATGTTATCATCAAAtgtggtgtgtcacccgcgtatctgtatctgcgtgacctccccaaagatTACAGCCTCCTTGatttcctccgctccataaaaattttgacattagactATACCTATaaagtatactttcattgagaaaaatcaaggctgtaaacttttaAAAACACAGCCttacatacaaacaaattcaccaaaattgaatttgtatggcgtggtgaattttgtGTGTGCTCATATTCACAAAAAGTGATGTAGTTTctcccaaagtatataaacacatGCCAAAACTCAATACTGAACAACACACTTCCAACAACATTATGACGCCAAACGTCACGgatgcaacataacaaatcttacattcacccgaaactttggatccgtatttcttgctattccctgaggatttgcgttaccttcactATGTCTATGTACCTTGGTTTCTCCATCTCTGTGTATTTGGGACTAAACCTGtaatgagtatatagaagagaaagGGGCAATACAGGTTTAGTCTCAAATACACCGAAACGCACCACAAAAGTGAACGCACGATAAACACTTGACACTTATCTCGATCTTGCctaattttgacatttcaacaGGTTCATTATACGCACCACAAACCAAACAAACATTGTTGAATCGCTTACAGTTAGAGCAGTGCATTCGAATTCGATTTTGGAACGAATTGTGACCGTATTCCAATATCTAAGTGTAGTCCCAAAATGAGTGACGAAGAAAACACGATGAATGGGTGAGTCATGCGTTTAGTCTTCACCGTACAGAAACAGTTTACTGAAAAAATTCTCCGCAAACTGTCCTCGTTTgctattttcaattcattcttgaatttttcatgtagTAACATCAACACCGGTCCCGTTCCGAAAACATTCGAATATCACATGAAGCACACAAAACGTGGTAGCGCACTGATATTCAATCACGAAGTATTTGCAAATCCTAATGAATACGGAAAGAGATCGGGAACCAATCTGGATTGTGAAAGAATGTCACAAACTTTGACGGATCTCCATTTTAATGTAACAGTGTACAATGACTTGCCGCTCGCTGAAATAATGCATCGAATGAGGCAAGGTATAGTATACCGTTTCCGGAAAATGATCGATTGCGATAAGGAAGCCACATTATGCTAATGTTTTCCGTTTTTAGCATCTCAACAGGACTTCACGGATCATGACTGCATATTGATGGTCATTCTATCGCATGGTAAAGAAGACCTGAAAATTGCTGCTCATGATAGCGAATACAGTTTGGCCAGTGTTTTCCACTATTTCAAGGACAGCCAGTGCCCGTCTTTGAAGGGCAAACCGAAACTCTTTTTTATTCAAGCATGTCAGGGTTCTGCGGTCGATCctggaattgaattgaaatcaaaCCATCAACACGCATCAAACAGTCGTCAAGAGcctgaattttgtttgaaaaatagCTTCATTGGCTGTTACAATGTGATCATTCCACCAGACTTTCTCATAGCTTATTCCACCATCCCAGGTAATTTTGTTAGTTcaaaaaacgacgaaattgCAATTCACAGAACCAAAAAAATGACTcaattttaatggttttttgtttgcttcGGCTCGCTTTTTCGGATAGAGAAGGATTTGTATTAAAACATTCGTCGCACCACTCGAACGAATCGTAATGTCGTTGCCATTTTAGGATTTGTTTCCTGGCGTAACTCAAATGGATCGTGGTTTATACAGACTCTGTGCGATTTGCTCAATGAAAGCGGCAAAACGCAAGACATCCTCACTTTACTAACATCCGTAAAACGTCGCGTAGCAACAGATTACTGTGAGTTCTGATGGTTCTGATCCTTTTGTTCATTATTCCGATATATTGttcgatttcattttattcgtcGCTAGGCTCAAACACCGAAGACAAGGCAATGGACAAAAAGCTTCAGATTCCAAGCACCATTACAACTCTTACGCGCTTATTAAAATTCACCGGTAAAGATGATATAGCCAGTACCAAAAGAAAGTAACGTCGTCTCTCTACGTTTCTGCATGGGTATATAtgtctatatatatatatagacaTATACAAGCCCGGAAACATGACTGTTGATCTCagttaatttttaaaagatgtgaacacaattttattcattcttttatttaaaatttaaaattatttcctgattttttgataacgtaaaaaataaataaaaaattagctAAAAGACTGGAGATAAAGTCTACCATCTGCTTGTTTCGATTTCTTCGGTAGAGATTAACAACGACCAtcgaaacaagaaaatattatagAAGTTTTTGGGTCCTTAATTTTTATAGATAATCACGAagtttttcatcgattttatataaaaattgtaaattatatttcaatgtttgttGTGATTTTCCATAGAGAGACTCGCCGTAGCTCAACTAACAATTTCGCCATTGTGATTGCCAAATATTTCACCTACGGATTGTAAATTATTCCAGTGAAAGACACTTTTTGTTCCCACAAACGAAGTTTTCAATCCATCTAATTCCAATTCATTGTTGTgtgcaataataaaattctctcACTGTACAATAATTAGTTAtagtttaatttttgtaaattttaataaaattgaaaaaccttTTTATGGTCAACTTTGCCATTTGAGTGTATTTGTGacaaaaatcgggaaaaaatcTTGCAACATACCCAAAGCCTCGTAAATGTTAGCGAGTTAACGTGAATGATTTTCTAACTTCATTTCGTTTGAGTATACACgtaccaaagcacctagcagggtcaCGAAACTTACCAAAATTGTATTCCTATGATGAGATCAGTTTAGTACTGTAATCGAAGtgtgcgaatatttccatagcTTTGTTTTTCAAGTCACtacaaaattaccattaagactgctaatggtattattgatatcaaaaaactactctatttgacgtggtaaaacctctattaccctacTAGGTGCTTTGCACGTGCGCCTTACTATTCATAGAGGTAATTTCAATGTTTCCTTTCgttgaacgaattttaaataaacgtgtAAGTTTCCATTCTTAGCGAAATCCTCTGAGCTGTTGCTGAGAACCAGTACCAGCGTCCAGCCAGTACTCGTGAAACAACAAGGACCTAAGGCTTAAATTGGATTTGACATAGTGTATAGGGAGAAGGGTTCTGAGCAGTGCTGTGCCTAACCTCATTGCTGACTTTTCTCGCTGCTGTTGACAACGTTGTACTACTGTAGTCAAGACTAAACTTTAAGGCCACGCAGattgccattttattagatactcgagaacacaccacttctcatgattttttataagaaaattcaccacattatCATGGTGACGATGATCACAACgagaggtgaattttttgtatgaaggaAGCCAGTGAAGGTGTTTACTATCgcaatttttctcgtaattttggattttctatataaaaagttgtatacgtatctgttgtggacggttgattttaggcactgtCGCTTGTGGTTTGGGCAAAAAGTCGTGAAATTGCCATAAATGTCACTCTATATGGAGAGTTTTATCACAGTTTTATTGGTGTTTCGTATACTTGTGGAGCATAATTGGGTACTCGGGCTTTAATATTGTAATTTGGGTCGTGTTTCTAAATCAcgaaaggaaaattaattatttctaaTGTTTCTTGAGCTTCTTGACTCTATCGAGCGCTTAGACTTCTTGGCTATTCCTTTCGGCTTTTCCGTTcgttaaaacaaaacaaaaaaattcttgctTTTGCAGTTCGcatttattttctctttcaacatctCTGGTCCAATCTATCGCGATATCCTACACACTTAGTTACGACTCCAATAACGGCATCGATAATAGACAACAGAGTAATTCGTGACTGTCTCACGGGAAAGTAGCAAGTTTTACTATTGTCTAAAATATAGTTACGAACATCCGGTCCATAAGGGATCAACAAAGCAATGTATCGCTGAATATATTCGTCGATGTCGACAAACTTTGGACTGTCCTCTTGCAAGAGATCGGGTAGTTCCAATGCGAATTCCTTTAAATCTCTTATCTCTTTCTCTAGTGTATCGTACGTACATTCTGGATGAGAACGTTTGTTGCTAGTGTACGCGGCTTGGACTCTATTAACATTGACCAGTACAAAGTTGCGGAGATTAGAAATGAATCCGTTCGAATAGCATTCGGTTTCGTCTTGCGGGATTGGTCTTTTGTCCTAAAATAAAATCCGTTAAACTTTTACTTCCAATCATTTCTTCTCAATGAAAACTTACAATTTTAATGCAATTGCAATCACGAGCACCCGTCCAGACAATATCAAATAGATCAGAAGCACTAAACTTGTACTGAGTGTGGTCACTTCCCTCTATCAGTAGTGCATCCGCTTTCAATTGCGAACACGCCAACAAACCaaccaaaacattttctgcaCTAGCATATACAGGCGGTCGTGCTTGAATCAATATTTGAGCACAGTCTGGCGTATACGTTGTGAATGAGCATTTTGTATAGACATTGAAAACCTTGGATCGGTATTCAGCAAATTTACTGTACGCTGTCATGATCGTCGATGTACAATTATTTTCAGTGCACGAGAAATATGCGTCCACGACTGCCAATGTCCTCGCATGCATTTCGTTTACATGGATATGATACTTCGAAAAATCACATTTCTTATTCTTATTTGGGACAGACAAGTTAATGCGAACTgtgttaaaattttgattaactTGATTCACATATCTAGTTTTTGAATTGCATTGTCTGATATCCGTGGGTCTGTCGATGTAAGCCTGAGTTAAAGAttgttttaaagaaaattataaaattgttttttgtctcATTATTACCAAATTGAGACAATCACATTGTCTTTGTTTTAGGAAACTGCTGAAGGGATTAGACAAATTCGGAACGAAGTCTTCCTGACATTTAGTGGCTTGGGATGCGTGAATCAAACAGATCTGTAAGAAATGAACATATTTCAACTTTCTACGATTTGCATAATCCTAAATTCACACCCAAGCAATGAATACGGcaattaaattcattgatAGTACACGTTCGGATAGAGCAGCACAGACGTTCACACACTAGAAGGAATTTGGCAGTCGTGTAGCCTTTTATTGATTGATGTTTCAATATTAGGTCAGATATTGTTTGCCAAAGATATGTTAttgtctttttcatttttttttcttggcgCTCTATTAAAAACATTTGCGCATATTTCTGTACAAACACTGATTCCAGGTACTTATCGGGTACACGGGTACagtaaaaaaacatagctaatgccgacccgtacgaaacacctattcacCTATTTAGtgtgaaactctttatttctcttacttcatactcttctctactgaaaaaccttttatttgacgtatcacttacaagtgtaacgtttaaatgtcgaAAAACCGTCGAATCCaaaatccaaaatcactcatcttcgaacttagcctgtcttttgacattaccaaacgggaaaaaaaagaattttcaaaatcggatgcgttttaccaatactctctctagcatccCAACTCTCTCAAATAATCGACTTAGGGgggaatagtacattactatgcaagggaagtaaagtgatatctcgtatccagatgattaaaagtaaccgagggctttagcccgaggtacatttactcatcgtgatacgagatatcactttattttccgtgtgtagtacggcgttttactatgcgagtgatgtaaaggttattgcctatacatgtaatagccttattacatgcaccagcatagtaaaataaatttgagaaacgctgatttttaatatggcttaaacacaacaacaacaacacgagcGAACAAAGTAGCAGTGATTCATAAACGTATCTACCactaccaccttaataattgtattttGGTTGCTAGGGAGGGTATtggttttactcaagttatcgtgcagacagacagagggacggacggacattttttttcgctgatttggcatctctggacaaccacaataggtttccccttacttaGGGAGTCCAGTTCGACGTGTGACAAACGTaagcgtaaacctataagaccccagtacttcgtacgggtctaaaaatgtgTAGAGGTAATTCTGATATAGAGGTATCTATATAGATCTATACTGTATGTTTGATAATATACTGAGAGTAGATCAGGGCCGATCGGAGCTACAAAGGCTATACTAGGACTGAATGTACACAGAGCTGGcaacaatttttgttaaaaagtaAGTAATGATCTCGAATTTGAAATTGGTATTGATTTTTCTACTGGAATGTAATATAAGGTAAAGTATCGTGGTAGTAGTTCAGCAGCggaaaaaatttttcgttttccggatagtcacaaaaatttgtataGCACGAActtcgatttcaaaatgttgtgGTTCGTGATATGATTTGTATGGTAAGACACGATACACGATATTCTGAAATCCATACAATAGCACGAATCACGATCAGCATAGAACCCG encodes:
- the LOC119067219 gene encoding uncharacterized protein LOC119067219 isoform X2, which gives rise to MNLIAVFIAWICLIHASQANPFSSFLKQRQCDCLNLAYIDRPTDIRQCNSKTRYVNQVNQNFNTVRINLSVPNKNKKCDFSKYHIHVNEMHARTLAVVDAYFSCTENNCTSTIMTAYSKFAEYRSKVFNVYTKCSFTTYTPDCAQILIQARPPVYASAENVLVGLLACSQLKADALLIEGSDHTQYKFSASDLFDIVWTGARDCNCIKIDKRPIPQDETECYSNGFISNLRNFVLVNVNRVQAAYTSNKRSHPECTYDTLEKEIRDLKEFALELPDLLQEDSPKFVDIDEYIQRYIALLIPYGPDVRNYILDNSKTCYFPVRQSRITLLSIIDAVIGVVTKCVGYRDRLDQRC
- the LOC119067219 gene encoding uncharacterized protein LOC119067219 isoform X1, which gives rise to MNLIAVFIAWICLIHASQATKCQEDFVPNLSNPFSSFLKQRQCDCLNLAYIDRPTDIRQCNSKTRYVNQVNQNFNTVRINLSVPNKNKKCDFSKYHIHVNEMHARTLAVVDAYFSCTENNCTSTIMTAYSKFAEYRSKVFNVYTKCSFTTYTPDCAQILIQARPPVYASAENVLVGLLACSQLKADALLIEGSDHTQYKFSASDLFDIVWTGARDCNCIKIDKRPIPQDETECYSNGFISNLRNFVLVNVNRVQAAYTSNKRSHPECTYDTLEKEIRDLKEFALELPDLLQEDSPKFVDIDEYIQRYIALLIPYGPDVRNYILDNSKTCYFPVRQSRITLLSIIDAVIGVVTKCVGYRDRLDQRC
- the LOC119067220 gene encoding caspase-like — its product is MSDEENTMNGNINTGPVPKTFEYHMKHTKRGSALIFNHEVFANPNEYGKRSGTNLDCERMSQTLTDLHFNVTVYNDLPLAEIMHRMRQASQQDFTDHDCILMVILSHGKEDLKIAAHDSEYSLASVFHYFKDSQCPSLKGKPKLFFIQACQGSAVDPGIELKSNHQHASNSRQEPEFCLKNSFIGCYNVIIPPDFLIAYSTIPGFVSWRNSNGSWFIQTLCDLLNESGKTQDILTLLTSVKRRVATDYCSNTEDKAMDKKLQIPSTITTLTRLLKFTGKDDIASTKRK